The Terriglobales bacterium genome includes the window CTGGAGCGCGCCGCCAAGCTGAGCGACAAGAACGGCAAAGGCTCGCTCACCGCGCTGCCCATCATTGAGACGCAGGCGGGCGACGTTTCCGCGTACATCCCGACCAACGTCATTTCCATCACCGACGGCCAGATTTATCTGGAAACTGACCTGTTCAACTCCGGCATTCGCCCGGCGGTGAACGTGGGCCTCTCGGTGAGCCGCGTAGGCGGCAACGCGCAGATCAAGGCCATGCGCCAGGTCGCCGGCTCGCTGCGACTGGACCTCGCGCAGTTCCGCGAGCTCGCTGCGTTCGCGCAGTTCGGCTCCGACCTGGACAAGGCCACGCAGGCGCAGCTCAATCGCGGCCAGCGCCTCACCGAAGTCCTCAAGCAGGACCAGTACCAGCCACTCGGCTTCGGCAAGCAGATCCTGATCATCTTTGCCGGCACCAGCGGACTCCTGGACGATCTGCCGGTGGAGCAGATCCGCGATTTCGAGCGCGGCCTGTATCAGTACATCGACACGATCAATCCCGGCCTGCCGGCCTCGATCGAGAAACAGGGACAGCTCGACGACGCGCTCAAGGCCGAGATGACCAAAGCGGTCCGGGAATTCAAGGAACGCTTCGCCGGCGAGAAGCTCGCGGCGAAAGCGTCGTAAGGGCAGGTTTCGAAGTCGAGGTTTCACGTTTCACGAAACCGCGGCATCGGAACAGCAGAAACGTTTGAGCCCGTCAGGGCGGAATTCGAGTTGGCCCGGGGCGTAAGCCCGGGGCCGGGCCGAGACAATGAGCGAGCCCCGGAGGGGCGGGACAGAAGACTGGGGAGCGAACATGACCCTCGAAGAACTGGACCAGTTACAGGAAGACACCCGGCGGCTGGCGCGGGTTGACGACCGCGTTGGTCATCACATGGCCATCGCGGTGATCGAGATTGCGCGGCAACTGGTGATCATGAACGGAATGCTGGCCGGGGGCGCCCGGCCCGCGGCCAAGGCCGCCGCGGCGGGAAAAGGGAAGAAGAAATAGACCGCTGCTGGCTCCCAGCTGCTGGCCGCCGGCCAAAGGCCGAGGCCGGCAACGACTTGCGAGCAGCGAGCAGCCAGCAGCGAGCAGCGAATTTTCAATGGCCAATGTCCTCGATATCCGTCGCCGCATCCGCAGCGTGAAGAACACGCGGCAGATCACCAAGGCGATGAAAATGATCTCCGCCGCGCGGCTGCGCAAGGCGCAGGAGCGGGCGCTGAGCGCGCGCCCGTACGCGCAGATGCTGACCAACGTGCTCAAGTCGCTGGTCTCGCGCGCCGAGGTGTACGACCCGGAGACCGGCGAGCCGCGGCATCCGCTGCTGGCGCGCCGACCGGAGAAGGCCATCCTGCTGGTCGTCGTGACCGGCGACCGCGGCCTGGCGGGCGCATTCAACACCAACATCCTGAAAGCGGCCACGCGCTTCATCGCCTCCAAGCCCGAGCAGGCCATTGATATCGAAGCCGTCGGCCGCAAAGCGCGCGACTTCTTCCGCCGGCGATATCCCGCCGGACAGGCGGGCCCGGAACGTGCCGCACGCATTCGTGTCACCGGCGAACACGCAGGCATGCTCGGCAAGCTGACCTTCGCCGACGCGAATGCCCTCGCCGAAAACGTCATCGAGCGCTACACCTCCGGCCAGGTGGACTCGGTGTACGTGCTTTACAACGAGTTCAAGTCGGTGGTCTCGCAGCGGCTGGTGGTGGACGAGATTCTTCCCATCGAGCAGATCGGCGCGGCCGACATCCGTTATGCGGAAGAGATGGGCGAAGAAGAGCGGCATCGCGCGGCGCAGGTGGCCGCCACCAGCGGCGTGAGCCCGCGCAAGGCCGATACCGCTGCCATGGACGAGCGCGCCGCCGCCTTCGGCGCTGCGCCGGTGGACTACATCTACGAGCAGCCGGCGGCGGAGATGTTCCGCGCGCTGCTGCCCAAGTACATTTCCGTGCAGATGTACCGCGCCATGATCGAGTCGGTCGCGGCCGAGCACGCCGCGCGCATGACCGCCATGGATTCGGCCACCAACAACGCCAGCGACATGATTGACGCGCTCACGCTCACCATGAACCGCGCGCGCCAGGCGAGCATTACCAAGGAGATTATCGAGATCGTGTCGGGTGCTGCGGCTCTTTGATTTACGTCCCGAGCGCAGCGAGGGATCGCGATAGGAAGTAAGTGTTTGCGGAGGGACGGCACAGGTTCGGTATGGGTCCCTCGCTTTGCTCGGGATCTTTCTTGTTGAGGACTTATGGCAGAAAACGTAGGTAAAGTCATCCAAGTCGCCGGCCCCGCGGTGGATGTGCAGTTCGCCGAGGGGGCGCTTCCGCCCATTTACCAGGCCATTCGCGTAGTGAGCGACGGCTTCAACGTCCCCCAGCCCATCAATGTGGTCCTCGAGGTCGAGCAGCACCTGGGCGAGGCGCGGGTGCGCTGCGTCGCCATGCAACCCACCGACGGCATGGTGCGCGGCATGAAGGCGATTGATATGGGCGGGCCCATCCGAGTGCCGGTGGGCAAGGAGACGCTGGGCCGCGTGATCAACGTGATCGGCGAGCCGGTGGATCAGCTCGGCCCGATCGGCGCCAAGAAGACCGCGCCCATTCACCGTCCCGCGCCCGCGTTCGACGAGCAGTCCACCAGCGCGGAGATGTTCGAGACCGGCATCAAGGTCGTTGACCTGATCCAGCCATTTTTGAAGGGCGGCAAGATCGGCCTGTTCGGCGGCGCCGGCGTGGGCAAGACCGTCATCATCCAGGAGCTGATCAACAACATCGCCAAGCAGCACGGCGGATACTCCGTGTTCGCCGGCGTGGGCGAGCGCACCCGCGAAGGCAACGATCTGTGGCTGGAGATGTCCGAGTCGGGCGTGATCAAGCCCGGCGACTACGAGCACTCCAAGGCGGCGCTGGTTTACGGCCAGATGACCGAGCCGCCCGGAGCGCGCCTGCGCGTGGCGCTCACCGGCCTGACCGTGGCCGAGTACTTCCGCGACGAAGAAGGCAAAGACACGCTGCTGTTCATCGACAACATCTTCCGCTTCACGCAGGCCGGCTCTGAGGTTTCCACGCTGCTGGGCCGCATGCCCTCGGCGGTCGGCTACCAGCCGAACCTAGCCACGGAGATGGGCGAACTGCAGGAGCGCATCACCTCGACCAAGAAGGGCTCGGTCACGTCGGTGCAGGCGATTTACGTTCCCGCCGACGACCTCACCGATCCCGCTCCGGCCACCACCTTCGCGCACCTGGACGCGACCACCGTCCTTTCGCGCCAGATCGTCGAGCTGGGCATCTACCCGGCGGTTGATCCGCTGGCTTCGACCTCGCGCATTCTCGATCCGCACGTGGTCGGTCAGGAGCACTACGATGTTGCGCAGGGCGTGAAGCGCGTGCTCCAGCGCTACAAAGACTTGCAGGACATCATCGCCATTCTGGGCATTGACGAGCTCAGCGACGACGACAAGCTCACCGTCGCGCGCGCCCGCAAGATCCAGAAGTTCCTCTCGCAGCCCTTCCACGTGGCCGAGCAGTTCACCGGCAAGGCCGGCCGCTACGTGAAGGTGGCCGACACCATCGAGGGCTTCAAGCAGATCATCGAGGGCATGCACGACGACGTGCCCGAGCAGGCCTTCTACATGAAGGGCGCCATCGCCGAAGTGCTGGAAGAGGCGCAGAAGATGAAGGCGGCAGCGTAGAAGCAGCAATCAGCATTCAGCGCTCAGCATTCAGCCCCTGAGCGCTAATCGCTGACTGAGAACACCAAACCGTTCGCGGGCTGAATG containing:
- the atpG gene encoding ATP synthase F1 subunit gamma; translated protein: MANVLDIRRRIRSVKNTRQITKAMKMISAARLRKAQERALSARPYAQMLTNVLKSLVSRAEVYDPETGEPRHPLLARRPEKAILLVVVTGDRGLAGAFNTNILKAATRFIASKPEQAIDIEAVGRKARDFFRRRYPAGQAGPERAARIRVTGEHAGMLGKLTFADANALAENVIERYTSGQVDSVYVLYNEFKSVVSQRLVVDEILPIEQIGAADIRYAEEMGEEERHRAAQVAATSGVSPRKADTAAMDERAAAFGAAPVDYIYEQPAAEMFRALLPKYISVQMYRAMIESVAAEHAARMTAMDSATNNASDMIDALTLTMNRARQASITKEIIEIVSGAAAL
- the atpD gene encoding F0F1 ATP synthase subunit beta, which encodes MAENVGKVIQVAGPAVDVQFAEGALPPIYQAIRVVSDGFNVPQPINVVLEVEQHLGEARVRCVAMQPTDGMVRGMKAIDMGGPIRVPVGKETLGRVINVIGEPVDQLGPIGAKKTAPIHRPAPAFDEQSTSAEMFETGIKVVDLIQPFLKGGKIGLFGGAGVGKTVIIQELINNIAKQHGGYSVFAGVGERTREGNDLWLEMSESGVIKPGDYEHSKAALVYGQMTEPPGARLRVALTGLTVAEYFRDEEGKDTLLFIDNIFRFTQAGSEVSTLLGRMPSAVGYQPNLATEMGELQERITSTKKGSVTSVQAIYVPADDLTDPAPATTFAHLDATTVLSRQIVELGIYPAVDPLASTSRILDPHVVGQEHYDVAQGVKRVLQRYKDLQDIIAILGIDELSDDDKLTVARARKIQKFLSQPFHVAEQFTGKAGRYVKVADTIEGFKQIIEGMHDDVPEQAFYMKGAIAEVLEEAQKMKAAA